Proteins encoded within one genomic window of Lysinibacillus louembei:
- a CDS encoding YolD-like family protein: protein MLRDRGNIKWSAMMLSEHMEMLRNLEKEDVQPIVRTEWELEHLQQTVQYAMQTKATIRLILWQENEVIGIITSYHQAQHELLIATSNATKCIAISSIYAAQLMDEYNDSL from the coding sequence ATGTTGCGTGATCGAGGCAATATTAAATGGTCTGCGATGATGCTGAGTGAACATATGGAAATGCTGCGTAATTTAGAAAAGGAGGATGTGCAGCCTATCGTACGTACGGAATGGGAGCTGGAGCATTTACAGCAAACTGTGCAATATGCCATGCAAACAAAAGCAACAATTCGACTTATTTTATGGCAGGAAAATGAAGTAATAGGCATCATTACATCGTATCATCAAGCGCAACATGAACTACTCATTGCAACATCCAATGCAACAAAATGCATAGCCATTTCTTCTATTTATGCAGCACAACTAATGGATGAATACAATGATTCACTATAG
- a CDS encoding PLD nuclease N-terminal domain-containing protein, translating to MSGFDQVPWALVAPVLVVQLILWCAALIDLKRIYATNGPKWLWLLLILCGGVVGSIVYFIIGRKQS from the coding sequence ATGAGTGGATTTGATCAAGTACCTTGGGCATTAGTTGCACCAGTTTTAGTCGTACAGCTTATTTTATGGTGTGCAGCGCTTATTGATTTAAAGCGCATTTATGCAACAAACGGACCGAAATGGTTATGGTTGCTATTGATTTTATGCGGTGGCGTAGTAGGGTCAATTGTTTATTTCATTATCGGGAGAAAACAATCATGA
- a CDS encoding ABC transporter substrate-binding protein — protein MFRYLLKLYEHFEVEESHITSIAELAQIWCCSTRYAKVLVKKCEERSWLTWRTEQGRGKKPRLCLRLTKLDAIYLAFDDYWQHQQFKEAYTLLQQYNVLSHPQVENWLQQRYGFSNEEARDVFRYPYWNVALNYDPLNGNSRHDMHLYNQIHESLFVYCAETARAKPNLVYDYHTDDAKTWTFILRKDIYFHDGTKLTSNDVLASLQRICTKKLLPEANLSAASPYHFTIELTKPKALLPRMLCNARYSIVPAKWIEEGAEGIPVGCGAFYIAEHNEQHMRLSVFPKYFQARPWVDDVDIIFTANIQQFGISALPFATHIAQQKLTFQEQGADFILFNATRGPLQDETYRRALFEAIDADHYCLFEEGEIVATSFLPAYRRAQPKARPLPSLDFPHLRIGVQQIRPKANHMREAQILSDFLTAHAISHELLWMPVNASAHYCVQHYDIFVGGIALGEDPLLGWLHALNSERSPVCSFLGSQDVQKLLQQAAMHEDIQLLYEIEARLIEAGVLKFLTHRQHVFYMREDLPFHNIHFDQHGKIDYRKISPPVISSVATNT, from the coding sequence ATGTTTCGATATTTATTAAAACTATATGAGCATTTTGAAGTAGAGGAAAGTCACATAACATCCATTGCAGAGCTTGCACAAATTTGGTGCTGCTCGACACGCTATGCAAAGGTACTTGTAAAAAAATGCGAAGAGCGTAGTTGGCTGACATGGCGGACTGAACAAGGACGTGGAAAAAAGCCTAGGCTATGTTTACGATTAACAAAGCTAGACGCTATTTATTTAGCATTCGATGATTATTGGCAGCACCAGCAATTTAAAGAAGCCTACACATTGTTACAGCAATACAACGTGCTATCACATCCTCAAGTAGAAAATTGGTTACAGCAGCGTTATGGCTTTTCCAATGAAGAAGCACGTGATGTTTTTCGCTATCCCTATTGGAATGTCGCACTCAATTATGATCCGTTAAATGGCAATTCGCGCCATGATATGCATTTGTACAACCAAATTCATGAGTCCTTATTCGTTTATTGTGCAGAAACAGCGCGTGCAAAGCCAAATCTTGTTTATGACTACCATACCGATGATGCAAAAACATGGACATTTATCTTGCGAAAAGATATTTATTTTCATGATGGTACAAAGCTTACAAGTAACGATGTCCTTGCATCTTTACAGCGGATTTGCACTAAAAAGCTATTGCCTGAAGCAAATTTGAGTGCAGCAAGTCCTTACCATTTTACAATAGAGCTAACAAAGCCTAAAGCGCTACTGCCACGTATGCTATGTAATGCTCGCTATTCAATTGTACCTGCCAAGTGGATTGAGGAGGGAGCTGAAGGAATACCTGTAGGCTGTGGGGCATTTTACATTGCAGAGCATAATGAGCAACATATGCGCCTATCTGTTTTCCCAAAATATTTTCAGGCGCGCCCTTGGGTGGATGATGTCGATATTATTTTCACAGCCAATATTCAACAATTTGGCATTAGTGCACTGCCTTTTGCTACACATATTGCGCAACAAAAATTGACTTTTCAGGAGCAAGGTGCGGATTTTATTTTATTCAATGCAACACGCGGACCATTGCAGGATGAGACGTATCGTCGCGCATTATTTGAAGCAATAGATGCGGATCACTACTGCTTATTCGAAGAGGGGGAAATTGTTGCAACGAGCTTTTTGCCAGCATATCGTAGAGCTCAGCCAAAGGCTCGCCCACTACCATCGCTAGACTTCCCCCATTTGCGGATCGGTGTCCAACAAATCCGCCCTAAGGCGAATCACATGCGGGAAGCACAAATTTTAAGCGACTTTTTAACAGCGCATGCTATTTCACATGAGCTATTATGGATGCCTGTCAATGCCTCTGCTCATTATTGCGTACAGCATTATGATATTTTTGTTGGTGGCATTGCACTTGGGGAAGATCCGTTACTAGGCTGGCTGCATGCCTTAAATAGTGAACGCTCCCCCGTATGCTCTTTTCTAGGAAGTCAGGATGTACAAAAGCTACTACAGCAAGCTGCGATGCATGAAGATATTCAATTGCTCTATGAAATAGAGGCGCGCTTAATTGAGGCTGGTGTTTTGAAATTTTTAACACATCGTCAGCATGTTTTTTATATGCGCGAGGATTTGCCGTTTCATAATATCCATTTTGATCAGCATGGCAAAATAGATTATCGCAAAATTTCCCCTCCAGTCATTTCGTCTGTAGCGACAAATACTTAA
- a CDS encoding ABC transporter permease, producing the protein MSVLLKKEFLESWRSFKFLWIPLVFIFLGVTEPLTNYYMEDILSAVGNMPEGFQMLFPELTAADILASTTGQYQLIGLIVLISAFIGSVSRERQNGTATLLYVRPISATAVFMSKWLVASLVSVFSAMLGYAASMYYTAILFGGVAVGDFVKMLLTYCVWLLLVMAVTVAMSAAFQTGIAAALAIVLLPLGLLIDSAIGSFWTWTPWKLANYGVSFVAGIVDMKDFWIALLIASVVIVAFIGIGIFATKRNWRLTKV; encoded by the coding sequence ATGAGTGTATTGTTAAAAAAGGAGTTTTTAGAAAGCTGGCGCAGCTTTAAATTTTTATGGATTCCGCTTGTCTTTATTTTTTTGGGTGTCACAGAGCCGTTAACAAATTATTATATGGAGGATATTTTATCCGCAGTTGGCAATATGCCAGAAGGGTTTCAAATGCTGTTTCCAGAGCTAACAGCAGCTGATATTTTAGCGTCTACAACAGGACAGTATCAGCTAATCGGGCTGATTGTGTTGATTAGTGCATTTATTGGCTCGGTGAGTCGTGAGCGTCAAAATGGAACAGCAACATTGCTGTATGTACGACCAATTTCAGCGACGGCTGTTTTTATGAGTAAATGGCTGGTTGCTTCACTTGTTAGTGTTTTTAGTGCGATGCTTGGCTATGCAGCAAGCATGTATTATACAGCAATTTTATTTGGTGGTGTCGCAGTGGGTGACTTTGTGAAAATGCTGCTGACATATTGTGTATGGTTACTTTTAGTAATGGCAGTGACGGTAGCGATGAGTGCTGCTTTTCAGACAGGTATCGCAGCAGCACTTGCGATTGTTCTTTTGCCACTTGGCTTATTAATTGATTCAGCAATTGGAAGCTTTTGGACATGGACACCTTGGAAGCTAGCAAATTACGGTGTTAGCTTCGTAGCAGGAATAGTGGATATGAAAGACTTTTGGATTGCCCTATTGATAGCTAGTGTTGTGATAGTTGCTTTTATTGGCATCGGCATTTTCGCAACAAAGCGCAATTGGCGCTTAACAAAAGTGTAA
- a CDS encoding ABC transporter ATP-binding protein, which produces MTLLQVEHLTKSFVGKTVVDDVSFILEPLTATALIGPNGAGKTTTMSMIVGLLQQTEGTVMMSGVQDIRQSIGFLPQYPQFYPWLSALEYVEMVGKLSGVPGKAVREKSVKMLEYVGLGDAMHKKTATFSGGMKQRLGIAQAIIHDPKLLLLDEPVSALDPIGRQEVMNLLKELQQQTTILYSTHILHDAEKMTDQVLFMKKGQLVEQGSLASIQQKYANPKYLIQFVDEQAAMSFADRYAGEVEGQYVYLAIQQSMQQLLQLLVTEQQEIVKVERVTASLDEIFMKVAYQ; this is translated from the coding sequence ATGACATTATTACAGGTAGAACATTTAACGAAAAGCTTTGTAGGGAAAACGGTTGTAGATGATGTGAGTTTTATACTTGAACCTCTGACTGCTACAGCATTAATTGGACCGAACGGCGCGGGCAAGACAACGACAATGTCCATGATTGTAGGGCTTCTACAGCAAACGGAGGGGACTGTCATGATGTCAGGTGTGCAGGATATAAGGCAAAGTATCGGATTTTTACCACAATATCCGCAATTTTATCCATGGCTATCTGCTTTAGAATATGTAGAAATGGTTGGGAAATTGAGTGGTGTACCAGGCAAAGCGGTGCGAGAAAAAAGCGTGAAAATGTTGGAGTATGTAGGGCTAGGTGATGCAATGCATAAAAAAACAGCGACTTTTTCAGGCGGGATGAAGCAACGTCTCGGTATTGCCCAGGCAATTATTCATGACCCAAAGCTGTTGCTGTTGGATGAACCAGTATCTGCACTTGATCCAATTGGGCGACAGGAAGTCATGAATTTATTAAAGGAATTGCAGCAACAAACAACGATTTTATACTCCACACATATTTTGCATGATGCGGAGAAAATGACAGACCAAGTATTATTTATGAAAAAGGGGCAGTTAGTTGAGCAAGGTTCGTTAGCATCAATTCAGCAAAAATATGCGAATCCAAAGTATTTAATTCAGTTTGTGGATGAGCAGGCAGCCATGAGCTTTGCTGATCGTTATGCAGGAGAGGTAGAAGGACAGTATGTTTATCTAGCTATACAACAATCGATGCAGCAGTTATTGCAACTATTAGTGACAGAGCAACAGGAAATTGTCAAAGTAGAGCGTGTAACCGCAAGCTTAGATGAAATTTTCATGAAGGTGGCATATCAATGA
- a CDS encoding helix-turn-helix domain-containing protein, with the protein MEHFQFATKLATKRKELGVTQEQVAQYVGVSKAAVSKWEKGQSYPDITLLPKLATYFNVTIDALLGYEPQMTTAHMRKIYAELAEKFNKHRFAEVQQEMEELLAEYYACFPFLLQMAQLYLNYYKRADEPIVVLQRVDELCQRIVEHCSDVKVIYEAEMLQAYVKLEQGQFEQVLEILGEEARMQYGTEILVSVALSMRGEHEKAKEVLQVSMYQHMLGIVNSATNSLQYEIDNPTYFDETIHRVEALLQLFSIGKLNMNAGLVFYLQAAAGYMQQQQQQKALAMLKKYCDLCLQLKFPIELRGDQYFYLLDDWITQNIHLGAQAPRDEQSIKRDLLASITKQPIFGAALQDKELQKMLHKVAKHLQLKEEMR; encoded by the coding sequence ATGGAGCATTTTCAATTTGCGACAAAGCTAGCGACAAAACGTAAAGAATTAGGTGTGACACAGGAGCAGGTGGCACAGTATGTAGGTGTGTCGAAGGCAGCCGTATCGAAATGGGAGAAAGGACAGAGCTACCCAGACATTACATTACTGCCGAAGCTCGCAACTTATTTTAATGTGACGATTGATGCCTTACTAGGTTATGAACCACAAATGACAACCGCACATATGCGAAAAATATATGCCGAATTAGCCGAAAAGTTTAACAAGCATCGCTTTGCGGAAGTGCAACAGGAGATGGAGGAACTGCTTGCAGAATATTATGCATGTTTCCCATTTCTGCTACAAATGGCACAGCTTTATTTGAATTATTATAAGCGGGCAGATGAGCCAATCGTGGTTTTACAGCGAGTGGATGAGCTATGTCAGCGTATCGTGGAGCATTGTAGTGATGTAAAGGTTATTTATGAGGCCGAAATGTTACAAGCATATGTTAAATTGGAGCAAGGACAATTTGAGCAAGTGTTAGAAATTTTAGGGGAAGAGGCACGTATGCAATATGGGACAGAAATACTTGTATCTGTTGCACTGTCGATGCGTGGTGAACATGAGAAAGCAAAAGAAGTATTACAGGTTAGTATGTATCAGCATATGCTCGGTATCGTAAACAGTGCGACCAATTCATTACAATACGAAATAGATAATCCGACTTATTTTGATGAAACGATCCATCGAGTAGAGGCGCTGTTGCAATTGTTTTCGATTGGAAAATTAAATATGAATGCAGGGCTCGTCTTTTATTTACAAGCAGCAGCAGGCTATATGCAACAGCAGCAACAGCAAAAGGCACTCGCCATGCTGAAAAAATATTGTGATTTATGCTTACAGCTTAAATTTCCAATCGAATTGCGTGGCGATCAGTACTTTTATTTGCTGGATGATTGGATTACACAAAATATCCATCTCGGTGCACAAGCCCCGCGTGATGAACAGTCCATTAAGCGAGATTTGTTAGCAAGCATAACAAAACAGCCGATTTTTGGGGCAGCTTTACAGGATAAAGAATTACAAAAAATGTTGCACAAAGTAGCGAAACATTTACAGCTAAAGGAGGAAATGAGATGA
- a CDS encoding aconitate hydratase, whose protein sequence is MIHYSERPLVHEFLLFEFAIRALEQDFSLLSSFKMHKLYAHMLEPLVKSLREEHARCKKLLANKGIRLEQFIKVDAYFCDIRFATMGEDVMIRYANQALKMAVEELLLKKLKNESLFP, encoded by the coding sequence ATGATTCACTATAGTGAACGTCCACTTGTCCATGAATTTCTTCTATTTGAGTTTGCGATTCGCGCATTAGAGCAGGATTTCTCTTTACTGTCTTCGTTTAAAATGCATAAACTTTATGCACATATGCTGGAGCCACTTGTCAAAAGCTTGCGTGAAGAGCACGCAAGATGTAAGAAGCTGCTAGCCAACAAAGGAATTCGCCTAGAGCAATTTATTAAAGTGGATGCTTATTTTTGTGATATTCGCTTTGCAACAATGGGTGAAGATGTTATGATTCGCTATGCTAATCAAGCATTAAAAATGGCGGTAGAGGAGCTTCTATTGAAAAAGCTAAAAAATGAAAGCCTTTTTCCTTAG
- a CDS encoding MFS transporter, whose amino-acid sequence MNLYRNRNFLILYIGTIASTVSYQLYHFILPLFIYDLTKSALAMSTMRIMDFLPNVLLGMLAGVLVDRINRNKMLKYAGFVKVMLATMLTVVILLDAVQLWHMYVLGFFIATVSYTFGNAQHAIVPQLFDKALMTEIQEKLSFVSTLLSILGPSLVGMLLIFIAYDYLFIVYAGALIIIWLSVFFLDETVTPERLNKQSIWADMKEGFIELFGNKTLFYPTMSILFANLATSFILGVLAFYVVDVLGQTKEQLGFMYSIAAIGGLIGAKLLQPLRKKWTRGKIFTVIYLMDSVALLFFFFATTWWQLSILLAARTCTSVMINIIYFAIRQESTPNHLLGRVAGTSSMLMKLALPAGLFIGGLWAEMLPIPYIFLLSACIVLVIFIVLTKQRFTLVE is encoded by the coding sequence ATGAATTTATATCGGAATCGCAATTTTTTAATATTATACATAGGAACAATTGCATCAACGGTTAGCTACCAGCTTTATCATTTTATTTTGCCACTATTTATTTATGATTTAACGAAGTCGGCCTTAGCGATGAGCACAATGCGGATAATGGATTTTTTACCAAATGTTTTATTAGGAATGCTAGCAGGGGTGCTTGTTGATCGAATAAACCGTAATAAAATGCTGAAATATGCAGGTTTTGTAAAAGTGATGCTTGCCACAATGTTAACAGTTGTTATTTTGCTAGATGCCGTTCAGCTTTGGCATATGTATGTGCTGGGCTTTTTCATAGCAACGGTGAGCTATACGTTTGGCAATGCGCAGCATGCTATTGTACCACAGCTCTTTGACAAAGCTCTTATGACGGAAATTCAAGAAAAGCTTTCATTTGTCAGTACGCTACTGTCTATTTTAGGTCCATCACTTGTAGGAATGCTGCTGATTTTTATTGCCTATGATTATTTATTTATCGTTTATGCCGGGGCATTGATAATTATTTGGCTTAGCGTGTTCTTTTTAGACGAAACAGTCACACCTGAGCGATTGAATAAGCAATCTATTTGGGCAGATATGAAGGAAGGTTTTATCGAGCTATTTGGCAATAAAACATTGTTTTATCCAACTATGTCTATTTTATTTGCGAATTTAGCAACAAGCTTTATTCTCGGAGTGCTCGCTTTTTATGTTGTCGATGTATTAGGACAAACGAAAGAGCAGCTAGGCTTTATGTATTCGATTGCGGCGATAGGGGGGCTTATTGGGGCAAAGCTGCTACAACCGCTACGCAAAAAATGGACACGTGGCAAAATATTTACGGTGATTTATTTAATGGATAGTGTTGCATTGCTGTTCTTCTTTTTCGCGACAACATGGTGGCAGCTCAGCATATTGCTGGCAGCTCGCACATGTACAAGCGTTATGATCAACATTATTTATTTCGCGATTCGTCAAGAGTCGACTCCGAATCATTTATTGGGGCGTGTGGCGGGTACATCTTCAATGTTGATGAAGCTCGCATTGCCAGCAGGTTTGTTTATTGGCGGATTATGGGCGGAAATGCTACCAATTCCTTATATTTTCCTTTTATCGGCATGTATTGTGTTGGTCATTTTTATAGTGTTGACAAAACAGCGCTTTACCTTAGTGGAATAA
- a CDS encoding alpha/beta fold hydrolase — protein MWKKRMVDTIRGTFELFEKGEGEPLVITHLYSEYNERGNAFANPFTNHYKVYLINVRGVGNSVQATEQDDFSMNTTVQDLEAIRQALGLHRWAMAGHSTGGMLALKYAVLAQDSLTKIIATGSAASIEYAADVESIYCHQNPNFNRIREIMNLFNEPDLPVEERQRLSQEWALMSFYNKENLHKTYARPNSGKTVGARLDYFRKVDCQKFDVREQLKSVQIPAFISAGLHDAQCPYRFSMEMAELLPTAQLTTFNYSNHYPFFEEEERFEEFVASTC, from the coding sequence ATGTGGAAAAAAAGAATGGTCGATACGATAAGAGGAACATTTGAACTGTTTGAAAAAGGCGAGGGGGAGCCATTAGTCATTACACATTTGTATAGTGAATATAATGAGCGTGGCAATGCGTTTGCAAATCCATTTACTAATCATTATAAAGTATATTTAATCAATGTTCGTGGCGTTGGTAATTCTGTTCAAGCAACAGAGCAAGATGATTTTTCAATGAATACGACAGTGCAAGATTTAGAGGCGATACGTCAAGCATTAGGACTACATCGTTGGGCGATGGCAGGGCATTCGACAGGTGGTATGTTAGCGCTTAAATATGCAGTATTAGCACAAGACTCTTTGACAAAAATTATCGCGACAGGGTCAGCTGCAAGCATTGAATATGCAGCAGATGTAGAGAGCATTTATTGTCATCAAAACCCAAATTTTAATCGCATTCGTGAAATTATGAATTTGTTTAATGAGCCTGATTTGCCTGTGGAGGAAAGACAGCGATTATCACAGGAATGGGCATTAATGTCATTTTACAATAAAGAAAACTTACATAAAACATATGCTCGACCGAATAGCGGGAAAACTGTCGGAGCACGCCTTGATTATTTTCGGAAAGTAGATTGTCAAAAATTTGATGTGCGAGAGCAATTGAAATCTGTGCAAATTCCTGCCTTTATTTCAGCTGGATTACATGATGCACAATGTCCATATCGTTTTTCAATGGAAATGGCTGAGCTACTGCCAACTGCGCAATTAACAACATTTAACTACAGCAATCATTACCCTTTTTTCGAGGAGGAAGAAAGGTTTGAGGAATTTGTTGCCTCTACTTGCTAA
- a CDS encoding Bcr/CflA family efflux MFS transporter: MEKNPTGKRRIFLALILGSLAMLGPFNVDMYLPSFPEISADLGVKASLVQLSLTTFLCGLALGQFIIGPISDGVGRRKPLLISLVLFSISSLICAFAPNITVLIIGRFIQGMTAAGGIVLSRAVVSDTFTGKDFTKFYALLMVINATAPMIAPMTGGAVLLLPFATWHTIFYFLSVLGLVIFFIVATRLKESLPLERRQPISIQHSLKTMVSLAGDRSYIGYALIVGIIHGGSFAYVAGTPFVYQGIYGVSPQVFSILFGINGLAIITGSFSVGRLSEKFHEHNLLKTGVLMAVSANILLLSMALIQGPLALIVLALFIYMTSIGIILTSASTLALRSQRHRAGSASALIGMLPLLVGSMMAPLVGLNESSAVPMGAIMLTTSSIGCLIFFTLTKKTAE, encoded by the coding sequence ATGGAGAAAAATCCAACAGGAAAAAGGCGAATTTTCCTTGCATTGATTTTAGGTTCACTCGCTATGTTAGGGCCATTCAATGTTGATATGTATTTACCAAGCTTTCCCGAAATAAGTGCTGATTTAGGTGTGAAAGCATCGCTCGTACAGCTTAGTTTAACAACATTTTTATGCGGGCTCGCATTAGGGCAATTTATTATCGGACCAATCAGCGATGGTGTCGGCAGACGGAAACCATTGCTTATCTCTTTAGTGCTATTTTCCATTTCTTCGCTTATTTGCGCATTTGCACCGAATATCACGGTGCTCATTATTGGGCGCTTTATACAAGGAATGACAGCAGCTGGGGGAATTGTGTTATCGCGTGCAGTTGTGAGTGATACTTTTACAGGAAAAGACTTTACGAAGTTTTATGCGTTATTGATGGTCATTAATGCAACTGCGCCAATGATTGCGCCAATGACTGGGGGCGCTGTTTTATTATTGCCATTTGCTACGTGGCATACGATTTTTTATTTTTTAAGTGTGCTCGGCTTAGTGATTTTCTTTATTGTTGCAACGCGATTAAAGGAATCACTACCGCTTGAAAGAAGGCAGCCAATATCGATTCAGCATTCTCTAAAGACAATGGTCAGCCTCGCTGGTGACCGTTCTTACATTGGTTATGCATTGATTGTGGGCATTATTCATGGTGGTAGCTTTGCTTATGTAGCGGGTACGCCATTCGTCTACCAGGGGATTTATGGTGTGTCGCCACAAGTATTTAGTATTTTATTTGGCATTAATGGGCTTGCAATTATTACAGGAAGTTTTTCAGTTGGGCGTTTAAGCGAGAAATTCCATGAGCATAATTTATTGAAAACAGGCGTATTAATGGCGGTTAGTGCGAACATATTGCTGTTGTCGATGGCGCTTATTCAAGGGCCTCTTGCATTGATTGTACTGGCACTATTCATTTATATGACATCAATCGGTATCATTTTGACAAGTGCATCAACATTGGCTTTACGGTCACAAAGGCATCGCGCGGGGAGTGCTAGCGCATTAATCGGCATGCTGCCACTGTTGGTTGGCTCGATGATGGCACCGTTAGTAGGGCTGAATGAAAGCTCTGCTGTGCCGATGGGAGCAATTATGTTAACAACTTCTTCAATTGGTTGTTTGATTTTCTTTACGTTGACGAAAAAAACAGCAGAGTGA
- a CDS encoding Y-family DNA polymerase — protein sequence MYEHYPNRPIVCIDMKCFYASCIAMLEGLDVMQEPIAIVGNLTQKGSIVLAASPPMKERFHIQTGSRRYDIPNHPSIKLFEPKMQFFLEMSVAITRLLLQFVPREAIYVYSVDESFIDLTGTERLWGEPEETAKAIRRAIYDQFRIPSAIGIGPNMLMAKLALDIEAKTTGFAKWTYQDVPQKLWPVAPLSKMWGIGRRMEYALNQKGIFSVGDLAHTDLAMLEREFGVIGNQLYYHAWGIDLSTFEAPNTKEPMSFGKGQMLMQDYHTQEEILIVLLEMCEDVARRARMAGYVVQTVALGVSYSRAAMEKNFYRMKTIEEPTNETMKLYEACKELFTIHFAQQPVRQLSVRLSNIRPHRGIQLDLFDEQKEQRQKLGYTMDAIRERFGAASLLRAVSFTESGTARQREQLVGGHLA from the coding sequence ATGTATGAGCATTATCCGAATCGACCAATTGTTTGTATTGATATGAAGTGTTTTTATGCTAGCTGTATCGCGATGTTAGAAGGGCTTGATGTGATGCAGGAGCCGATTGCGATTGTTGGCAATTTGACACAAAAAGGTAGCATTGTATTGGCGGCATCTCCTCCAATGAAGGAGCGCTTTCATATTCAAACTGGTAGCAGGCGTTATGACATACCGAATCATCCAAGTATTAAGCTGTTTGAACCAAAAATGCAGTTCTTTTTAGAAATGTCTGTAGCGATTACGAGGCTATTGTTGCAATTTGTTCCGCGTGAGGCGATTTATGTGTATAGCGTGGACGAAAGCTTTATTGACTTAACGGGAACAGAGCGTTTATGGGGAGAGCCAGAAGAGACTGCAAAAGCGATTCGTCGAGCTATTTATGATCAGTTTCGTATCCCTTCTGCTATTGGGATAGGACCGAATATGTTAATGGCAAAGCTAGCGCTTGATATTGAGGCGAAGACAACAGGCTTTGCCAAATGGACTTATCAAGATGTGCCGCAGAAGCTATGGCCCGTTGCACCTCTTTCGAAAATGTGGGGCATTGGACGACGTATGGAGTATGCTTTAAATCAAAAAGGAATTTTTAGTGTGGGTGATTTAGCACATACCGATTTAGCGATGTTAGAAAGGGAATTTGGTGTTATTGGCAATCAACTGTATTATCATGCATGGGGCATAGATTTATCCACATTTGAAGCACCAAATACAAAGGAGCCGATGAGCTTTGGGAAAGGGCAAATGCTCATGCAAGATTATCATACACAAGAGGAAATTTTAATTGTTTTACTTGAAATGTGTGAGGATGTAGCAAGAAGAGCACGAATGGCTGGATATGTTGTGCAAACAGTAGCACTAGGTGTTTCATATAGTCGGGCGGCAATGGAAAAGAATTTTTATCGTATGAAAACGATAGAGGAGCCAACGAATGAAACGATGAAACTGTATGAAGCATGCAAGGAGCTGTTCACCATTCATTTTGCACAACAGCCTGTGCGCCAGCTTTCGGTCCGCTTATCGAATATACGCCCACATAGGGGGATTCAGCTTGATTTATTTGATGAGCAAAAGGAGCAACGACAAAAACTGGGTTATACGATGGATGCCATTCGAGAGCGCTTCGGAGCAGCCTCTTTATTGCGTGCTGTTTCCTTTACAGAGAGTGGCACAGCACGGCAGCGAGAACAACTTGTCGGCGGGCATTTAGCTTGA
- a CDS encoding glucosaminidase domain-containing protein: MKLVIRLLFAFGIIAVLILYMFSKIFSSPSQEIQPAIQPIEEDLSAEQFIGAIGETARKLASENDLYASVMLAQAILESNKGQSGLASEPNYNLFGIKGKYKNQSITLKTKEDDGNGNLTTILDEFRKYPSYEASMQDYANLLRNGVSWNNAFYHAAFKSNTSSYRDVTSFLTGTYASDSKYEQKLNQLIEQYDLTQYDYPIENKTTVTVTADDSLNSIAEIYNVSVTSLKQWNKLQSSALQEGQVLMIYETTVIQ; encoded by the coding sequence ATGAAACTAGTAATAAGATTATTATTCGCATTCGGCATTATTGCTGTACTGATTCTATATATGTTTAGTAAAATTTTTTCTTCTCCATCTCAAGAAATACAGCCTGCTATCCAGCCAATCGAGGAAGATTTAAGTGCCGAGCAATTTATTGGCGCAATTGGTGAAACAGCACGCAAACTTGCTAGTGAAAATGATTTATACGCATCGGTTATGCTTGCACAAGCCATTTTAGAAAGCAATAAAGGACAAAGTGGGCTTGCCTCTGAGCCGAACTATAATTTATTTGGTATTAAAGGGAAATACAAAAATCAATCCATAACACTGAAAACAAAAGAAGATGATGGCAATGGTAATCTCACAACAATTTTAGATGAATTCCGAAAATATCCTTCCTACGAAGCTTCCATGCAGGACTATGCTAATTTATTGCGCAACGGTGTTTCATGGAATAACGCATTTTACCATGCTGCCTTTAAAAGCAACACATCCTCCTATCGCGATGTGACAAGCTTTTTAACAGGTACCTATGCCTCTGACTCAAAATATGAGCAAAAGCTAAATCAATTGATTGAACAATATGACTTAACACAATATGATTACCCAATCGAAAACAAAACAACAGTCACCGTCACAGCAGACGACTCATTAAACAGCATCGCAGAAATTTACAATGTTAGCGTCACTTCATTAAAGCAATGGAACAAGCTACAATCCAGCGCTTTGCAAGAAGGACAAGTGCTAATGATTTATGAAACAACAGTAATTCAATAA